Proteins encoded together in one Anaerotignum propionicum DSM 1682 window:
- a CDS encoding putative ABC transporter permease, with protein MDTFIRRTMIFFIGAFGYYSIEVLYRGYSHWTMFLAGGLAFLCLYILFNTSFSLPYWACCCIGALIITAIEFSVGIVVNRWLGWHIWDYSKLPCNILGQVCLLFSIIWLILCIPIGFLTRLLHEKVVNKIMFSMLNSLKRKEVLNKKIHP; from the coding sequence ATGGATACTTTTATTCGCAGAACAATGATTTTTTTCATTGGAGCCTTTGGTTATTATAGTATTGAAGTGCTTTACCGTGGCTATTCCCATTGGACAATGTTTTTGGCAGGGGGGTTGGCATTTTTATGCCTATATATTTTATTCAACACCAGCTTTTCTTTGCCCTATTGGGCATGCTGTTGTATCGGTGCACTGATTATAACTGCCATAGAATTCTCCGTAGGAATTGTGGTGAATAGATGGCTGGGATGGCACATCTGGGACTATTCAAAGCTACCTTGTAATATACTGGGACAGGTTTGTCTGCTATTCAGCATAATTTGGCTGATACTCTGTATTCCCATCGGCTTCCTGACGCGACTTTTGCATGAAAAAGTAGTTAATAAAATTATGTTCAGCATGTTAAACTCTTTGAAACGCAAAGAAGTTCTGAACAAAAAAATCCACCCCTAG
- the rph gene encoding ribonuclease PH, whose amino-acid sequence MSRFDNRENDELRPIKITKNFTRYAEGSILIEWGNTKVICNATVEESVPSFKKGGGEGWVTAEYSMLPRATQSRNKRDIHKLKMNPRATEIQRLIGRSLRGAVDMKALGERSITVDCDVIQADGGTRTASITGGFIALALACKGLVERGLLAKMPLTSYITAVSVGIVEGQSVLDLCYEEDSAAEVDMNIIMSNASGFIELQGTGENGTFSQEQLAEMLCLGKKGIQDLMKIQKDALEGLELR is encoded by the coding sequence TTGAGTAGATTTGACAACAGAGAGAATGATGAATTAAGACCAATCAAAATAACGAAAAATTTTACCCGATACGCAGAGGGATCTATTTTGATAGAATGGGGCAATACAAAAGTGATTTGTAATGCCACGGTAGAAGAAAGTGTACCTTCTTTTAAAAAAGGTGGCGGTGAAGGCTGGGTTACGGCGGAATATTCCATGTTGCCTCGTGCTACACAATCAAGGAATAAACGGGATATTCATAAATTGAAAATGAATCCAAGGGCAACAGAGATTCAAAGGCTCATTGGCAGATCGCTGAGAGGTGCTGTTGATATGAAGGCTCTGGGAGAAAGAAGTATTACCGTAGATTGTGACGTGATTCAGGCAGACGGCGGAACAAGAACAGCTTCCATCACTGGGGGATTTATTGCTCTGGCATTGGCTTGCAAAGGGCTTGTGGAACGGGGACTTCTGGCAAAAATGCCCCTTACCAGTTATATAACGGCAGTCAGTGTTGGCATCGTGGAGGGACAGAGTGTTTTGGATCTATGCTATGAGGAAGATTCCGCTGCTGAGGTGGATATGAATATTATTATGAGCAATGCATCAGGCTTTATTGAATTGCAGGGAACGGGAGAAAACGGTACTTTTTCTCAGGAGCAATTGGCAGAGATGCTTTGCCTTGGTAAAAAAGGAATTCAGGATTTAATGAAAATACAGAAGGACGCATTGGAAGGCTTGGAATTGCGCTAA